One Deltaproteobacteria bacterium genomic window, GACATATTCATGGATCGGGGCGTCGAACTCGAGCTGAGCGGTAGCCAACGTGATATCGGAGGTCTTCTCGTCTCCTTTGTCTCCTTTTCTTTCGAGGCTTGAATAGGAAGCCTCGATTTCTACAAGGCCGTTTACCGTTACGCGATGCGAGATTTCATCCAGAATGCCTTTCATACCCTTGTTCTCCTCCCCAAGGCGCGTCAATTCAGTGGAAACGCGTTCGTCCTCGGATCGAATACGATCGAACTCTTGGTGGGAGGACTTTTGCTCCCCGGCGGCGCTCCGCTGCCGGATCTCCTGCTCCAGTTCTTGAACTCGTTCTTTCAATAGTTTCAATTCCAGGAGCAACTCCTCATTGGACATCTGAGACCGGCTCGGAACATGAGAAACAAGCACAACGAACACACCCAGCAGAACGATGAGGACGCCTTTCAGATACATTTCAATCTCCTTTCCCGATCCGCCCCTCCTGGTGAACGGGACGGCCGGCAACAAAAAAGCCATGAAGCCTCTTCCCCCTTCTGGGGGAGCGTCTTCATGGCCCATAAAATACTTTCCGCGGCTTGCCTGAGGCATCGTCGCTGCCTTTGGCCCCGACAGCGACCTCGAAGCAAAAAAGTTATACCGCCGACTCTGCGTGACCTCGCCACACAGCGAGACCTAAACCGGCGTAAACACAGCCTCAAGACACAATAGCAGACCTTCGTGGTCCGCTTTACGGTGCGTAATAGACCAGATCGTCGGGAAATTGTCAATAAGCTTTCCACTCAGGGAAGTGTTTCGAATGGTGACAAAAGATGAACGGGTCTCTCCACCTTGATGCGATGGAGATGCGAGGGACGGACCGGGGGATGAATTCGCTTGGATTTTTCCCGGCGTTTGGGTATATAGGGGTAAATTTTGTTCAAAAAGCCGGAGCGGGTAGGTGGTTCATGCTGAAATTAGTACTATTGCGGCACGGTCAAAGCACTTGGAACCTGGAGAACCGTTTCACTGGTTGGACGGACGTGGATCTGTCCGAACAAGGCGTGCGTGAAGCCAAGGATTCCGGGAAGCTTTTGAGATCCGACGGCTACGTCTTTGACGTGGCCTTTACGTCCGTGCTCAAACGGGCCATCCGAACTTTATGGATCGTACTTGACGAAATGGACCTGATGTGGATACCGGTGCATCGTTCCTGGAGGCTGAACGAGCGGCACTACGGTGCGCTTCAGGGCCTGAATAAGAAGGATACCGCGGACAAATACGGTATGGATCAGGTGCATATTTGGCGTCGGAGTTACGACGTCCCCCCTCCCCCACTGGAGGAAGCGGACAGCCGGCATCCAAAACACGATGCACGATATGGCGGTTTGGACGCAGGGGCATTGCCTTCCACCGAGTCTCTCAGGAATACGCTCGATCGTGTCATGCCTTTCTGGCATCAGACCCTGGAGCCGGTGTTGCGTGAGGGCAAGCGGGTGCTGGTAGCGGCCCACGGAAACAGTCTGAGGGCCATGGTCAAGTATTTGGACGGCATTTCGGACGAAGAAATCGTCGGGCTTAATATTCCCACGGGTGTACCTTTGGTCTACGAGCTGGATAACGAGCTGAGGCCCTTGAAACATTACTACTTGGGGGATGAGGAGGCTGTAAGGAAAGCGACGGCCTCCGTGGCGGCTCAACTGGGAAAGGATCAAACGTAACCAGGCTCTCTGAGGCTCCTTTGACCGTTCGAGTCCGGCTTTCAAATCAGATTAGAACCTCGTTCGCCGGCGAACGATTAAACGATTCCATATCCGGAACCATCCTATGTGCGATTCCCGGCATGGACCAGCGGTCTTCCGAAAATCCGCCGTGGCTCGGTTCGCCTCATTTCCCTGCAGCGAAACTTTAAAGCCGAGTATTGCCCCGGTTCAAGATCGAGTTTTATGCATCGTTACATCTGTATTCACGGCCACTTTTATCAGCCGCTGCGGGAAAATCCCTGGCTCGAGGAAATCGAAGTTCAGGACTCCGCTTTTCCTTACCATGACTGGAACCACAGGATCACTGCCGAGTGCTACGCCCCCAACACCGCTGCGCGAATAGTCGACGCCGGGGGTCGAATATCGGAACTGGTGAACAACTATTCCAAGATCAGCTTCAACTTCGGACCGACCCTGCTCGGATGGATCGAGCGGCACAGACCGGACGTGTATGAGGCGATTCTCGGCGCGGACCGACTGAGTATGGAGAGGTATTCCGGACACGGGTCCGCGATGGCCCAAGCCTATAACCACCTCATCATGCCGTTGGCGTCCAAGCGGGACAAGATAACGCAGGTACGGTGGGGCATTGCCGATTTCCGGATGCGATTCGGCCGAAATCCCGAAGGGATGTGGCTTCCGGAGACGGCCGTGGACGAAGAGACACTGGACATACTGGCTGACCAAGGCATCAAATTCACTATTCTCGCCCCGACTCAGGCAAAACGGTTTCGAAGACTGGGCAAGGCGGAAACTTGGCAGGATGCGAGCTATGGTCAAATCGATCCGAAAACCGCATACGTGTGCCGGCTGTCGTCGGGCAGGGCCATAGCCCTCTTCTTCTACGACGGCGCAATTGCGCATGAAGTTGCCTTCGGAAGTCTCCTCATGAACGGGGAACGCTTTGCCGGGAGGTTACTCGGGGCCTTTTCCGAGGACCCAAACCGGGCCCAAGTTGTCCATATCGCTACGGACGGCGAAACGTACGGCCACCACCACCGCTATGGAGAAATGGCGCTGGCCTATTGCCTTCACGTGGTCGAATCCCACGAAGGAGCCAAACTCACCAACTATGGGGAATTCCTCGAGAACCACCCACCGGAATTCGAAGTTGAGATTCTCGAAAATACGTCCTGGAGTTGCGCACACGGCATAGAGAGGTGGAGGAGCAATTGCGGCTGCCGTGTGAGCCACCGACCCGAGTGGACCCAGGAATGGCGGAAGCCTTTGAGAACCGCGGTGGACTGGCTCAGGGATCTGGCCGCCGGCCTGTATGAGTTCGAGGCGGCCAAGTATACCGAGAAGCCATGGGAGGCTTGCGAGGCATATATCGAGGTGATCAGCGACAGGGCAAGGGTGCGGGCGGAACGCTTTCTGGAAGCTCACGCAGGCCGGACGCGTTCCGCGGAAGAAAAGGTCCGGGTTCTGAAACTGCTCGAGATGCAGCGGCACGCCATGTTGATGTACACCAGTTGCGGTTGGTTTTTCGACGAGATCTCCGGCATCGAAACCGTCCAGAATCTCCAGCATGCGGACAGGGTTCTTCAACTCGCGGAGGAATTCACGCATGAATCGTTGGAAGCCACCTTTCTGTCTCTTCTCGAGGTGGTGCCCAGCAACCGATATCGGAACGGGAAAGAAGTATACGAACAGCTCGTTCGACCTAACCGGGTCGACCTTTTCAGAGTAGCCGCCCACCACGCCATATCATCGCTGTTCCAGCGGCGTCCGAGCCAAGCGACAATCGGGCAATACGAGGCGCATACGAGATGCTTTGAGCAGGAGGAGGCGGGACGCTTGAAACTGATTGCCGGACTCAAGACCATTTTCGAAGAGCTGAGAATCGCGTTCAGGAAGTCGTCCGTCTCGCAACTTGTTCGCACCATGGATAAGCATTTTGGCAACCATTCCTATCACATATCGGATCTGTTCAAAGACAGGCAAAGAGAGATCATCAATCGCGTTCTCGAGGCCGACTATGCTCAAATTGAATCCTCGTACCGGCAGACCTACGAAAACAATTATCCACTGATGTGTTATCTGGAAAGCCTGGGAATGCCTCTGCCGAAACCGCTGTCCGTGGTGGCGAACCACATCGTTAATCTGAATCTGAAATCGGAGCTGAAGAGGAGCGACACCAATGGAACGGATCTCGAGGCCTTGACCCGCGAGGTTGAGCGCTGGTCCATAGACCTGGACAGGAAGAATCTGGCGTTTTTGGCAAGTTCGTGCGTTAAGCGTCTCGTGCGCCAGGTGATCGAGAAGCCTGAGAGCGTGCGGCTTCTGGAAAACACGGTACGGGTGTTGGAAGTGCTCAGGTCTTGGCAACTTGACTTCAATCTTTGGGAGGCGCAAAATGAATTTTTTCTCAAAAGGCGACAACTGCTGGATCGTCTGGCGAGTATGAAGGGTCCTGAAGACGGGGCCGCCTCGAATCAAATGCAGATGTTGCGACGTTTAGGTCATATGCTCTGCATAAACCTCGACATAGATATTCCAAAGGAGATCGTATGAATCGAAAAGCCGTGTGGGCGCTCGCTTGCGCCCTGTTCGTCCAAGTGTCCTTGATAGGAGGAGGCTGGTGCTCGGACAACTCGAAGGAAAGCACTCAAGGACTGGCTGCTATGGTGAACGGCAAACCCATCACTGTGGCGGCACTCGAGAAGAACCTCGTTATAGCCCAAAAACGATACGAAGCGATGAAGAAGAGGCTCACGGATCAAGAACGAAAGGAACTGAGGAGCACCGTTCTGAATACGATGATCGAGGAAATTCTGTTGGACGAAGTTGCGGATCGCGAAGGCGTGCGCGTTGACGACGCGGAGGTCGATTCCGTCATTGAGACATTCAAAGGAAAGTACCCTACCGAGGCGGCGTTTCAAAAGGCCGTAAGCGACGCCGGCTCGTCGCTCGATGAACTCCGGCAGAATATCCGTCGCGGCAAGCGTATTAAGAAACTTTTGGATAATCGATTCGAGCTGAAGCCCGGTGAAGCGGAAACGATGGCGCAGTCATACTACGAGAGTCATCCCGACGAGTTCGTTCAGGAAGAATCGTATAAGGTCGGCAACATCCTCATTCGAAAGAGCGAGAAAGCGGATACCTCCGTGCAGGAGGAGGCCCGAAAAAAAGCGGAAAAGGCTTTGAGCCGAATCAAAGCCGGCGAGAATTTCGCCGATGTGGCCAAAGAAGTCTCTGAAGGACCTCGAGCCAAGGAGGGGGGCGATTTGGGATACATAACGAAGGGGCGCATGGTCCCGGAGTTTGAAGCTGTCGCGTTTTCTCTGAAGCAGGGCGAAGTCAGTGACATTGTCGAGACGCGATTCGGATACCAGATTATCAAGGTGTATGACATCCGAAAAGGCAAACGAGTTCCGTTTGACAAAATCAAGGTTTCCCTCACCCGGAGAATGGAGCAGGACTTCGGGCGCGAAAAGACAAACGAATATGTGTCTTCACTTCGAGAGAAAGCCAAAATCGAAGTTTTTCAATAAGGAAGAGCGAGGCCGGACAAGCTCCGAGCGCCGGCCCGGCCGTCGGACAAAGTACGCATCGGGAAATTCTTGGGCTATACAGGACGTGAGACGGGCTGAGGAAGGTAGAATGCGTATTCGCTTCCCAGTATGAGGAATTGTTCGTCTGTTTCCTCGCGGATGGCCTGAAACAGTTCCTGCAGGGTCTCCGCTCCCTGAAGATGCCGGGAAAAGTCATTTTCGCTTCGATGGTAAGTGGCCATGGGAAGCAGGAAATGGTGTACTTGGCCATGCCATTTGACCCGCAGTTCTTCCTTGAGCTTCTCCAAAGTCTTGTAGAACGCGCGCACCATAACCGTCCTCAGTATGGAATGGGGAACGAGAATCATGCATTCCATCAGGCCGGCCAGATAATACACGTCGCGCATATGATCGGCGTCACGTCGCCACCGATAAAGAGCCCAAAGAGTAGCATCCGTACCGTGGTGCAGTGAGAAGTGGTTCGGCGTTTTCGGCGGGTAAGGATGTCCCTTCTTCCTGGATTCCTCGCGGTATTGTTCGAAACGGCGGGATTCTTCCTTTAACAGTTGCATGGGCGAGCCGCCTTGCCAGTCACCCCAGCGCATTTCCAGTGGCTTCCGGGTAATGAGATTGTCGTCTGCCTCGGATTCGGGCCTGAATTGGATAATGTCCGCCATATCGTCTCTAGGGCGCCGCGGTTGTTCCCGTGACGCCCTCGACTATTTTCCGAGCCTCGCCAAGGGCTTCTTCTCGTGTTCGGATGCTCCCCTCGATGACACCGAGTTCGATGCGTCGTAATATTTTACCATAGATCGGGCCCGGTGGGAGTTCGAAAATCGACCGGATGTCATTGCCGTTGATCAGTGGGGCGCGCCTTCTGTCGGGCAAGGACTTCTCTATGTAGATGGCGGTGAGATTGTACAAGCGGGGCGTCACGTGAGACAAATCTCCGCCGGCGGATTTGGGTCCCAGCGTGGCTTCATAGTCTGCCAGGAAGAGCAGAACCCACCCCCAGAAATCTGTTCCGGCTCGCTGGACGCATCTGCCCATGGCTCGTGGGGTAACTCTGGGAAGGGTGAGAATCTGTCCTATTCGCATGTGATTCCTCACCAGATTGCGGACCCATTCGGCTTCCCTTCGAGCCGGTGCGACCCTCGCCAGAAGGGGTACGATTCTTTCCGATCCCAC contains:
- a CDS encoding peptidylprolyl isomerase gives rise to the protein MNRKAVWALACALFVQVSLIGGGWCSDNSKESTQGLAAMVNGKPITVAALEKNLVIAQKRYEAMKKRLTDQERKELRSTVLNTMIEEILLDEVADREGVRVDDAEVDSVIETFKGKYPTEAAFQKAVSDAGSSLDELRQNIRRGKRIKKLLDNRFELKPGEAETMAQSYYESHPDEFVQEESYKVGNILIRKSEKADTSVQEEARKKAEKALSRIKAGENFADVAKEVSEGPRAKEGGDLGYITKGRMVPEFEAVAFSLKQGEVSDIVETRFGYQIIKVYDIRKGKRVPFDKIKVSLTRRMEQDFGREKTNEYVSSLREKAKIEVFQ
- a CDS encoding DUF3536 domain-containing protein codes for the protein MHRYICIHGHFYQPLRENPWLEEIEVQDSAFPYHDWNHRITAECYAPNTAARIVDAGGRISELVNNYSKISFNFGPTLLGWIERHRPDVYEAILGADRLSMERYSGHGSAMAQAYNHLIMPLASKRDKITQVRWGIADFRMRFGRNPEGMWLPETAVDEETLDILADQGIKFTILAPTQAKRFRRLGKAETWQDASYGQIDPKTAYVCRLSSGRAIALFFYDGAIAHEVAFGSLLMNGERFAGRLLGAFSEDPNRAQVVHIATDGETYGHHHRYGEMALAYCLHVVESHEGAKLTNYGEFLENHPPEFEVEILENTSWSCAHGIERWRSNCGCRVSHRPEWTQEWRKPLRTAVDWLRDLAAGLYEFEAAKYTEKPWEACEAYIEVISDRARVRAERFLEAHAGRTRSAEEKVRVLKLLEMQRHAMLMYTSCGWFFDEISGIETVQNLQHADRVLQLAEEFTHESLEATFLSLLEVVPSNRYRNGKEVYEQLVRPNRVDLFRVAAHHAISSLFQRRPSQATIGQYEAHTRCFEQEEAGRLKLIAGLKTIFEELRIAFRKSSVSQLVRTMDKHFGNHSYHISDLFKDRQREIINRVLEADYAQIESSYRQTYENNYPLMCYLESLGMPLPKPLSVVANHIVNLNLKSELKRSDTNGTDLEALTREVERWSIDLDRKNLAFLASSCVKRLVRQVIEKPESVRLLENTVRVLEVLRSWQLDFNLWEAQNEFFLKRRQLLDRLASMKGPEDGAASNQMQMLRRLGHMLCINLDIDIPKEIV
- the gpmA gene encoding 2,3-diphosphoglycerate-dependent phosphoglycerate mutase, with the translated sequence MLKLVLLRHGQSTWNLENRFTGWTDVDLSEQGVREAKDSGKLLRSDGYVFDVAFTSVLKRAIRTLWIVLDEMDLMWIPVHRSWRLNERHYGALQGLNKKDTADKYGMDQVHIWRRSYDVPPPPLEEADSRHPKHDARYGGLDAGALPSTESLRNTLDRVMPFWHQTLEPVLREGKRVLVAAHGNSLRAMVKYLDGISDEEIVGLNIPTGVPLVYELDNELRPLKHYYLGDEEAVRKATASVAAQLGKDQT